The following coding sequences lie in one Zingiber officinale cultivar Zhangliang chromosome 2B, Zo_v1.1, whole genome shotgun sequence genomic window:
- the LOC122046314 gene encoding pentatricopeptide repeat-containing protein At4g14850-like, translated as MKPCSILLPVSSKPLRSSIPFSHKTLLHTAAAADLSPSHSPPAETSTPTVTGSISDLIALISSTHSIGGASKIHALLAKSRLSSSPPLCHHLLSLYSRCRSPESSRKLFEEFPDQDHVSWSALISAFANNGLGRDALKTFRKMRSLGVPSNEFTLPSVLKACSVSSDFVAGTQVHAFIVVTGFESDVFVANTLVVMYSNFGCLSDSKRLFEGIAEPNSVSWNGLLAGFVRNDRFEEAISLFQKMALGASRPNEFGLSCLVNACTGSQDLSSGKAIHGYLTRLGYHSDPFIANALVDMYAKSGNFKAAAFVFEKIAGPDIVSWNSFIAGCVLHGHDHQALALLVKMKASGMVPNVFTLSSIIKACAGAKMLDLGMQIHGSLIAAGLDSDSFVGVGLVDMYAKCDRLDDATRALYSIPERDLLAWNALISGCSHCGRDDEALSFFSDMRNGGLSINRTTLSAVLKSTASAQAIGIAKQVHGLAMRTGFLSDPHVVNGLIDAYGKCNSVQEAGRIFEECQSADVVAFTSLITVHSQSGQGEEAFKVFTRMLSQELKPDSYVYSSLLNACASLSAYEQGKQIHVHVLKMGNMSDVFTGNALVNMYAKCGSIEDATLAFSEIPEKGVVSWSAMIGGLAQHGHGKQALALFSKMIDDGVSPNHITLTSVLSACNHAGLVEESKHYFDSMEEMFGVQRTQEHYACVIDLLGRAGKLDEAMELVHAMPFEANASVWGALLGAARVHGNIELGRQAAAVLFNLEPEKSGTHVLLANMYASAGMWDDVATARRLMKDSRVKKEPAVSWVELKGMIYTFIVGDRSHDRTTEIYAKLEELGDLMKKAGYIPKLEIDLHDVEPGEKEILLSHHSERLAVAFALISTPAGAPIRVKKNLRVCIDCHMAFKYICKIVSREIIIRDINRFHHFRDGACSCRDYW; from the coding sequence ATGAAGCCTTGCAGCATCCTCCTTCCCGTATCATCCAAACCCCTACGCTCCTCTATTCCCTTCTCCCATAAAACCCTCCTccacaccgccgccgccgccgacttATCACCCTCTCACTCTCCTCCTGCCGAAACTTCCACCCCCACCGTCACCGGCTCCATCTCCGATCTCATCGCCCTTATCTCCTCCACCCATTCAATCGGCGGCGCCTCTAAGATCCACGCCCTCCTCGCCAAGTCACGCCTTTCGTCTTCCCCTCCCCTCTGCCACCACCTCCTCTCGCTCTACTCCAGATGCCGCTCCCCGGAGTCCTCCCGGAAGCTCTTCGAGGAATTCCCCGACCAGGACCATGTCTCCTGGTCCGCCCTCATCTCCGCCTTCGCCAACAATGGCCTCGGCCGCGACGCCCTCAAAACCTTCCGGAAGATGCGGTCTTTGGGCGTCCCGAGCAACGAGTTCACCCTCCCCTCCGTTCTCAAAGCCTGCTCCGTCTCCTCTGACTTCGTCGCCGGCACACAGGTCCATGCCTTCATCGTAGTCACCGGATTCGAGTCCGATGTGTTCGTCGCTAACACACTCGTCGTCATGTACTCCAACTTTGGGTGCCTATCAGATTCGAAGAGGCTCTTTGAGGGCATTGCCGAGCCGAACAGCGTCTCATGGAACGGTTTGCTTGCTGGCTTTGTGAGGAATGACAGGTTTGAGGAGGCGATCAGTCTGTTTCAGAAGATGGCATTGGGTGCATCGAGGCCTAATGAATTCGGGCTTTCGTGCCTTGTAAATGCTTGCACTGGCTCGCAAGATTTGTCCTCTGGGAAAGCTATTCATGGCTATCTCACTCGACTCGGTTACCATTCAGATCCTTTTATAGCCAATGCCCTCGTCGACATGTATGCTAAGTCAGGTAATTTCAAAGCCGCTGCATTTGTTTTCGAGAAGATTGCTGGACCCGATATAGTTTCATGGAACTCTTTCATTGCTGGCTGTGTTCTGCATGGACATGATCACCAGGCATTGGCTTTGTTGGTGAAGATGAAGGCCTCAGGAATGGTTCCTAATGTGTTCACTTTGTCCAGCATTATCAAAGCTTGTGCGGGGGCAAAAATGTTGGATTTAGGCATGCAGATACACGGTAGCTTGATCGCGGCTGGTTTAGATTCTGATTCATTCGTCGGTGTCGGCCTTGTTGATATGTATGCAAAATGCGATCGATTAGATGATGCTACGAGAGCCTTGTACTCGATCCCCGAACGAGATTTGTTGGCGTGGAATGCTTTGATCTCTGGGTGCTCACATTGCGGAAGGGATGATGAAGCTCTTTCCTTTTTCTCTGACATGAGAAATGGAGGTTTGAGCATAAACCGAACCACACTGTCAGCTGTTCTTAAATCCACAGCAAGCGCACAGGCAATCGGTATCGCCAAGCAGGTGCATGGGCTTGCGATGAGAACTGGCTTTCTGTCAGATCCTCATGTAGTAAATGGCCTAATTGATGCATACGGCAAGTGTAATTCTGTCCAGGAAGCAGGGAGAATTTTCGAGGAATGCCAATCTGCCGATGTGGTGGCTTTCACATCTTTGATCACAGTTCACTCACAGAGTGGGCAAGGGGAAGAAGCTTTCAAAGTGTTCACTAGAATGCTAAGTCAAGAGCTTAAACCAGATTCATATGTCTATAGTAGCCTTCTCAATGCGTGTGCCAGTTTATCTGCTTACGAACAAGGGAAGCAGATTCATGTGCATGTGCTGAAGATGGGTAATATGTCTGATGTGTTTACGGGGAACGCACTTGTTAACATGTATGCCAAGTGCGGGAGTATTGAGGATGCGACCTTAGCTTTCTCTGAGATTCCAGAAAAGGGGGTTGTCTCATGGTCTGCTATGATCGGAGGCCTTGCCCAACACGGACATGGAAAACAGGCATTGGCTTTATTCTCCAAAATGATCGACGATGGTGTGTCTCCAAATCACATTACTTTGACGAGTGTTCTTTCTGCTTGTAACCATGCAGGCCTTGTTGAGGAGTCAaaacattattttgattcaatggaagaGATGTTCGGAGTTCAACGAACACAAGAGCATTATGCCTGTGTGATCGACCTTCTTGGACGTGCTGGTAAATTAGATGAGGCAATGGAACTCGTGCACGCCATGCCTTTTGAAGCCAATGCGTCGGTTTGGGGAGCACTTTTAGGGGCTGCCAGAGTTCATGGAAATATAGAACTGGGTCGACAAGCAGCTGCGGTGCTCTTTAATCTTGAACCAGAGAAATCTGGAACCCATGTGCTTCTTGCAAACATGTATGCTTCGGCAGGAATGTGGGACGATGTTGCTACGGCCAGGAGGTTAATGAAGGATAGCAGGGTGAAGAAAGAACCTGCAGTGAGCTGGGTCGAATTGAAGGGTATGATTTATACTTTCATAGTGGGAGATAGAAGTCATGACCGAACGACTGAGATCTATGCTAAGCTAGAGGAGCTGGGTGATCTAATGAAAAAAGCAGGATACATCCCTAAGCTTGAGATCGACCTCCATGATGTCGAGCCAGGAGAGAAGGAAATTCTCCTCTCTCACCACAGCGAGAGGCTTGCGGTAGCATTTGCATTGATAAGTACTCCAGCTGGAGCCCCCATTAGAGTGAAGAAGAATCTCCGAGTTTGCATAGATTGTCATATGGCATTCAAGTACATATGCAAGATCGTTTCCAGGGAGATTATCATTAGAGATATCAATAGGTTTCATCATTTCAGGGATGGAGCTTGTTCTTGCAGGGATTATTGGTGA
- the LOC122046315 gene encoding epoxide hydrolase A-like isoform X1 produces the protein MEGEGIIHRQVEANGIQIHLAEKGEGPPVLLLHGFPELWYSWRHQILGLAARGFRALAPDLRGYGDSSAPPDAASYSVLHIVGDIVALLDALALPQVFLVGHDWGALIAWYMCLFRPDRVRALVNLSVAFSPFLHRNPNGKLVDYFRSHYGDDYYICKFQEPGVIEATFAHIGTRNALRRFFCYKRTNHLTEQEDASLPPSWLSEEDISYYISKFEKSGFTGPVNYYRCLDLNWELGAPWYSAQIKVPVKFIVGDKDLTYHYPGIQDYLHKGGFKQDVPLLEEVVVMEGVAHFVNQEKPREVTEHISNFFNKFSLLASKL, from the exons ATGGAAGGGGAAGGCATCATCCACAGGCAGGTGGAGGCCAACGGAATCCAGATTCACCTGGCGGAGAAGGGGGAGGGCCCGCCGGTGCTGCTGCTCCACGGCTTCCCGGAGCTCTGGTACTCGTGGCGCCACCAGATTCTCGGCCTCGCCGCCCGCGGCTTCCGCGCGCTCGCCCCAGACCTCCGCGGATACGGTGACTCCTCCGCGCCGCCCGATGCCGCCTCCTACTCCGTCTTACATATCGTGGGCGACATCGTCGCCCTCCTCGACGCCCTCGCCCTGCCTCAG gtatTCTTGGTGGGGCATGATTGGGGGGCACTCATAGCTTGGTATATGTGCCTGTTTCGGCCGGATAGAGTGAGGGCGCTTGTGAATCTCAGTGTGGCGTTTTCACCATTTTTGCATCGAAACCCTAACGGCAAGCTTGTTGACTACTTCAGATCTCATTATGGAGACGACTACTACATCTGCAAGTTCCAG GAACCTGGAGTCATTGAAGCAACTTTTGCTCATATTGGGACTAGAAATGCATTGCGAAGATTTTTCTGCTATAAGCGTACCAATCATTTAACTGAGCAGGAGGATGCTTCATTGCCTCCCTCTTGGCTTTCAGAAGAAGATATAAGCTATTATATAAGCAAATTTGAGAAATCTGGATTCACTGGTCCGGTCAATTATTACAGATGTTTGGATTT AAATTGGGAACTGGGAGCACCATGGTATAGTGCACAGATAAAAGTTCCGGTGAAGTTTATCGTCGGCGACAAAGACCTAACGTACCATTATCCAGGTATCCAGGACTACTTGCACAAAGGTGGTTTCAAGCAAGATGTGCCATTGCTTGAGGAGGTGGTTGTGATGGAGGGAGTAGCTCACTTCGTCAATCAAGAAAAACCACGTGAGGTTACTGAACACATCTCCAACTTCTTCAACAAGTTCAGTCTTCTTGCTTCAAAATTATAG
- the LOC122046315 gene encoding bifunctional epoxide hydrolase 2-like isoform X2 gives MEGEGIIHRQVEANGIQIHLAEKGEGPPVLLLHGFPELWYSWRHQILGLAARGFRALAPDLRGYGDSSAPPDAASYSVLHIVGDIVALLDALALPQVFLVGHDWGALIAWYMCLFRPDRVRALVNLSVAFSPFLHRNPNGKLVDYFRSHYGDDYYICKFQEPGVIEATFAHIGTRNALRRFFCYKRTNHLTEQEDASLPPSWLSEEDISYYISKFEKSGFTGPVNYYRCLDLILMQKLGTGSTMVSRTTCTKVVSSKMCHCLRRWL, from the exons ATGGAAGGGGAAGGCATCATCCACAGGCAGGTGGAGGCCAACGGAATCCAGATTCACCTGGCGGAGAAGGGGGAGGGCCCGCCGGTGCTGCTGCTCCACGGCTTCCCGGAGCTCTGGTACTCGTGGCGCCACCAGATTCTCGGCCTCGCCGCCCGCGGCTTCCGCGCGCTCGCCCCAGACCTCCGCGGATACGGTGACTCCTCCGCGCCGCCCGATGCCGCCTCCTACTCCGTCTTACATATCGTGGGCGACATCGTCGCCCTCCTCGACGCCCTCGCCCTGCCTCAG gtatTCTTGGTGGGGCATGATTGGGGGGCACTCATAGCTTGGTATATGTGCCTGTTTCGGCCGGATAGAGTGAGGGCGCTTGTGAATCTCAGTGTGGCGTTTTCACCATTTTTGCATCGAAACCCTAACGGCAAGCTTGTTGACTACTTCAGATCTCATTATGGAGACGACTACTACATCTGCAAGTTCCAG GAACCTGGAGTCATTGAAGCAACTTTTGCTCATATTGGGACTAGAAATGCATTGCGAAGATTTTTCTGCTATAAGCGTACCAATCATTTAACTGAGCAGGAGGATGCTTCATTGCCTCCCTCTTGGCTTTCAGAAGAAGATATAAGCTATTATATAAGCAAATTTGAGAAATCTGGATTCACTGGTCCGGTCAATTATTACAGATGTTTGGATTT AATACTCATGCAGAAATTGGGAACTGGGAGCACCATG GTATCCAGGACTACTTGCACAAAGGTGGTTTCAAGCAAGATGTGCCATTGCTTGAGGAGGTGGTTGTGA
- the LOC122046315 gene encoding bifunctional epoxide hydrolase 2-like isoform X3, protein MEGEGIIHRQVEANGIQIHLAEKGEGPPVLLLHGFPELWYSWRHQILGLAARGFRALAPDLRGYGDSSAPPDAASYSVLHIVGDIVALLDALALPQVFLVGHDWGALIAWYMCLFRPDRVRALVNLSVAFSPFLHRNPNGKLVDYFRSHYGDDYYICKFQEPGVIEATFAHIGTRNALRRFFCYKRTNHLTEQEDASLPPSWLSEEDISYYISKFEKSGFTGPVNYYRCLDLNWELGAPWYPGLLAQRWFQARCAIA, encoded by the exons ATGGAAGGGGAAGGCATCATCCACAGGCAGGTGGAGGCCAACGGAATCCAGATTCACCTGGCGGAGAAGGGGGAGGGCCCGCCGGTGCTGCTGCTCCACGGCTTCCCGGAGCTCTGGTACTCGTGGCGCCACCAGATTCTCGGCCTCGCCGCCCGCGGCTTCCGCGCGCTCGCCCCAGACCTCCGCGGATACGGTGACTCCTCCGCGCCGCCCGATGCCGCCTCCTACTCCGTCTTACATATCGTGGGCGACATCGTCGCCCTCCTCGACGCCCTCGCCCTGCCTCAG gtatTCTTGGTGGGGCATGATTGGGGGGCACTCATAGCTTGGTATATGTGCCTGTTTCGGCCGGATAGAGTGAGGGCGCTTGTGAATCTCAGTGTGGCGTTTTCACCATTTTTGCATCGAAACCCTAACGGCAAGCTTGTTGACTACTTCAGATCTCATTATGGAGACGACTACTACATCTGCAAGTTCCAG GAACCTGGAGTCATTGAAGCAACTTTTGCTCATATTGGGACTAGAAATGCATTGCGAAGATTTTTCTGCTATAAGCGTACCAATCATTTAACTGAGCAGGAGGATGCTTCATTGCCTCCCTCTTGGCTTTCAGAAGAAGATATAAGCTATTATATAAGCAAATTTGAGAAATCTGGATTCACTGGTCCGGTCAATTATTACAGATGTTTGGATTT AAATTGGGAACTGGGAGCACCATG GTATCCAGGACTACTTGCACAAAGGTGGTTTCAAGCAAGATGTGCCATTGCTTGA
- the LOC122046315 gene encoding bifunctional epoxide hydrolase 2-like isoform X4: protein MEGEGIIHRQVEANGIQIHLAEKGEGPPVLLLHGFPELWYSWRHQILGLAARGFRALAPDLRGYGDSSAPPDAASYSVLHIVGDIVALLDALALPQVFLVGHDWGALIAWYMCLFRPDRVRALVNLSVAFSPFLHRNPNGKLVDYFRSHYGDDYYICKFQEPGVIEATFAHIGTRNALRRFFCYKRTNHLTEQEDASLPPSWLSEEDISYYISKFEKSGFTGPVNYYRCLDLYPGLLAQRWFQARCAIA from the exons ATGGAAGGGGAAGGCATCATCCACAGGCAGGTGGAGGCCAACGGAATCCAGATTCACCTGGCGGAGAAGGGGGAGGGCCCGCCGGTGCTGCTGCTCCACGGCTTCCCGGAGCTCTGGTACTCGTGGCGCCACCAGATTCTCGGCCTCGCCGCCCGCGGCTTCCGCGCGCTCGCCCCAGACCTCCGCGGATACGGTGACTCCTCCGCGCCGCCCGATGCCGCCTCCTACTCCGTCTTACATATCGTGGGCGACATCGTCGCCCTCCTCGACGCCCTCGCCCTGCCTCAG gtatTCTTGGTGGGGCATGATTGGGGGGCACTCATAGCTTGGTATATGTGCCTGTTTCGGCCGGATAGAGTGAGGGCGCTTGTGAATCTCAGTGTGGCGTTTTCACCATTTTTGCATCGAAACCCTAACGGCAAGCTTGTTGACTACTTCAGATCTCATTATGGAGACGACTACTACATCTGCAAGTTCCAG GAACCTGGAGTCATTGAAGCAACTTTTGCTCATATTGGGACTAGAAATGCATTGCGAAGATTTTTCTGCTATAAGCGTACCAATCATTTAACTGAGCAGGAGGATGCTTCATTGCCTCCCTCTTGGCTTTCAGAAGAAGATATAAGCTATTATATAAGCAAATTTGAGAAATCTGGATTCACTGGTCCGGTCAATTATTACAGATGTTTGGATTT GTATCCAGGACTACTTGCACAAAGGTGGTTTCAAGCAAGATGTGCCATTGCTTGA
- the LOC122046316 gene encoding epoxide hydrolase A-like, which yields MEGEGIIHRQVEANGIQIHLAEKGEGPPVLLLHGFPELWYSWRHQILGLASRGFRALAPDLRGYGDSSAPPDAVSYSVLHIVGDLVALLDALALPQVFLVGHDWGAIIAWYMCLFRPDRVKAVVNLSVAFSPFLPRNPEGKLVDQFRSLYGDDYYICKFQEPGVIEATFAHIGTGNVMRGLFSFRGTNPLNEQEDASLPPSWLSEEDISYYISKFEKSGFTGPVNYYRCLDLNCELGAPWYSAQIKVPVKFIVGDKDLTYHYPGIQDYLHKGGFKQDVPLLEEVVVMEGVAHFINQEKPHEVTEHIYNFFNKFSLDASKL from the exons ATGGAAGGGGAAGGCATCATCCACAGGCAGGTGGAGGCCAACGGAATCCAGATTCACCTGGCGGAGAAGGGGGAGGGCCCGCCGGTGCTGCTGCTCCACGGCTTCCCGGAGCTCTGGTACTCGTGGCGCCACCAGATTCTTGGCCTCGCCTCCCGCGGCTTCCGCGCGCTCGCACCAGACCTCCGCGGCTACGGCGACTCCTCCGCGCCGCCCGATGCTGTCTCCTACTCCGTCTTACATATCGTGGGCGACCTCGTCGCCCTCCTCGACGCCCTCGCCCTGCCTCAG gtatTCTTGGTGGGGCATGATTGGGGGGCAATCATAGCTTGGTACATGTGCCTGTTTCGGCCGGATAGAGTGAAGGCTGTTGTGAATCTCAGTGTGGCGTTTTCACCATTTTTGCCCCGAAACCCTGAAGGCAAGCTTGTTGACCAATTCAGATCTCTTTATGGAGACGACTACTACATCTGCAAGTTCCAG GAACCTGGAGTCATAGAAGCAACTTTTGCTCATATTGGAACTGGAAACGTAATGCGAGGACTTTTCAGCTTTAGGGGTACCAATCCTTTAAATGAGCAGGAGGATGCTTCATTGCCTCCCTCTTGGCTTTCAGAAGAAGATATAAGCTATTATATAAGCAAATTTGAGAAATCTGGATTTACTGGTCCGGTCAATTATTACAGATGTTTGGATTT AAATTGCGAGCTGGGAGCACCATGGTACAGTGCACAGATAAAAGTTCCGGTGAAGTTTATCGTCGGTGACAAAGACCTAACGTACCATTATCCAGGTATCCAGGACTACTTGCACAAAGGTGGTTTCAAACAGGATGTGCCATTGCTTGAGGAGGTGGTTGTGATGGAGGGAGTAGCGCACTTCATCAATCAAGAAAAGCCACATGAGGTGACTGAACACATCTACAACTTCTTCAACAAGTTCAGTCTTGATGCTTCAAAATTATAG
- the LOC122046317 gene encoding uncharacterized protein LOC122046317, with amino-acid sequence METSSAIADVFSAAASVHGLAASARAVARCPLSVLDSVGPPTVVRADIFRHASAPIALARRSMRRIRRRTLKEGGGEDDGFFGDGDGDDGPFGGGGDGGRGWNSGDSGPGWDGSGESSPSDPAFDFIYEIVCWIALSNCTHFAFKKMGRLLAPRGPSVC; translated from the coding sequence ATGGAGACATCCTCCGCCATCGCCGACGTCTTCTCGGCTGCGGCGTCCGTCCACGGCCTCGCCGCGTCCGCCAGGGCGGTCGCCCGATGCCCCCTCTCCGTCCTCGACTCCGTCGGGCCACCCACCGTAGTCCGCGCCGACATCTTTCGCCACGCCTCCGCCCCGATCGCCCTCGCCCGCCGCAGCATGCGCCGGATCCGGCGGAGGACCCTCAAGGAGGGCGGTGGCGAGGACGACGGCTTCTTCGGGGACGGCGATGGCGACGACGGGCCTTTTGGAGGCGGAGGCGACGGGGGAAGAGGCTGGAATTCTGGCGATTCGGGTCCTGGCTGGGATGGTTCGGGCGAATCGTCCCCGTCGGATCCGGCGTTCGATTTTATTTATGAGATCGTGTGCTGGATCGCCCTCTCCAACTGCACCCACTTCGCTTTTAAGAAGATGGGGCGGCTTCTGGCGCCGAGGGGGCCGTCGGTGTGCTGA